Proteins found in one Synechococcus sp. LA31 genomic segment:
- the lpdA gene encoding dihydrolipoyl dehydrogenase — translation MSEGSFDFDVIVIGAGYGGFDAAKHAAEHGLSTAIIESRDMGGTCVNRGCVPSKALLAASGRVRELADAEHLKGFGIHAAPVRFERQKIADHANQLVATIRGNLTKTLERAGVTIIRGSGRLEGPQKVGVREINGVDRVLSSRDVIIATGSDPFVPPGIETDGRTVFTSDEAVSLEWLPRWLAIIGSGYIGLEFADVYTALGCEVTMIEALDRVMPTFDPDIAKIAARNLIDGRDIDARSGVLAKSIKPGAPVQIELVDMQTKEPVETLEVDAVLVATGRVPSSKGLNLEACGIETNRGFIPVDDQLRVLVNGDPVPHLWAVGDVTGKMMLAHTAAAQGTVAVDNILGHPRAIDYRSIPAATFTHPEISSVGLSEADAKDLAAKEGFDLGAVRSYFKANSKALAELESDGLMKLLFNKSTGEVLGAHIYGLHAADLIQEIANAVARRQSVKQLANEVHTHPTLSEVVEVAYKQAAMAVAA, via the coding sequence GTGAGCGAAGGCAGCTTCGACTTTGATGTGATCGTGATCGGCGCCGGCTATGGCGGCTTCGACGCTGCCAAACATGCCGCTGAGCATGGCCTGAGCACGGCGATCATCGAAAGCCGCGACATGGGCGGCACCTGCGTAAACCGCGGCTGCGTTCCCTCCAAGGCACTGCTGGCCGCCAGCGGCCGCGTGCGTGAGCTGGCCGATGCCGAGCACCTGAAGGGTTTCGGCATTCATGCCGCGCCCGTGCGTTTCGAGCGCCAAAAGATCGCCGACCACGCCAATCAGCTGGTGGCCACCATTCGCGGCAACCTCACCAAAACCCTGGAGCGCGCTGGCGTCACGATCATTCGTGGCAGTGGCCGCCTGGAAGGCCCCCAGAAGGTGGGCGTGCGCGAGATCAACGGCGTCGACCGCGTGCTGAGCAGCCGCGACGTGATCATCGCCACCGGTTCTGATCCGTTTGTGCCGCCTGGCATCGAAACCGATGGCCGCACCGTGTTCACCAGCGACGAGGCGGTGAGCCTCGAATGGTTGCCCCGCTGGCTGGCGATCATCGGCAGCGGCTATATCGGGCTGGAATTCGCCGACGTGTACACCGCTCTCGGCTGTGAAGTCACCATGATCGAGGCTCTCGATCGGGTGATGCCCACCTTTGATCCCGACATCGCCAAGATCGCTGCCCGCAATCTGATCGACGGCCGCGATATCGACGCCCGCTCAGGCGTTTTGGCTAAGTCGATCAAGCCGGGGGCTCCAGTGCAGATCGAGCTGGTGGATATGCAGACCAAAGAGCCCGTGGAAACCCTGGAGGTGGATGCGGTGCTGGTGGCCACCGGCCGGGTACCCAGCAGCAAGGGTCTGAATCTCGAAGCCTGCGGCATCGAAACCAACCGCGGTTTTATCCCCGTGGATGATCAGCTGAGGGTGCTGGTGAATGGTGACCCGGTGCCGCATCTGTGGGCCGTGGGTGATGTGACCGGCAAGATGATGCTGGCGCACACCGCGGCTGCCCAGGGCACCGTGGCGGTGGACAACATCCTGGGCCACCCCCGCGCGATCGACTATCGCTCGATCCCCGCCGCCACCTTCACGCACCCCGAGATCAGCTCGGTGGGCCTGAGTGAAGCCGATGCCAAGGATCTCGCTGCTAAGGAGGGCTTTGATCTCGGCGCGGTGCGCAGCTACTTCAAAGCCAATTCCAAAGCCTTGGCTGAGCTGGAGAGCGACGGACTGATGAAGCTGCTGTTCAACAAGAGCACCGGCGAGGTGCTCGGCGCTCACATCTATGGCTTGCACGCTGCTGATCTGATCCAGGAGATCGCCAACGCTGTGGCCCGCCGCCAGAGCGTGAAGCAGCTGGCCAATGAAGTGCATACTCACCCCACCCTGAGTGAAGTGGTGGAAGTGGCCTACAAACAGGCCGCCATGGCTGTCGCAGCCTGA
- a CDS encoding RNA methyltransferase produces MELITSRRNPLVGRLRSLHQPKGRREQGLLLLEGTHQIQELLRLGLMPDQLLATPAWLDRHGHLLAAGSLPLQPVGEEVLSAIATTDHPDGVVATLPQPALPVAKGAGRFVLALDQLQDPGNLGTLLRTALAAGVDEVWLGGGADPLQPKVLRASAGAALSLPLLREADRSGLQRLLERARASGHQLVASLADAAARPYWQLDWTSPTVLLLGNEGAGLHPELAALATQRVTIPHSPAVESLNVAVAAAPLLLERWRQQGA; encoded by the coding sequence ATGGAGTTGATCACCAGCCGGCGCAACCCGCTGGTGGGGCGCCTGCGCTCCTTGCATCAACCGAAGGGCCGCCGCGAGCAGGGTTTGCTTCTGCTGGAGGGCACCCATCAGATTCAGGAGCTGCTGCGGCTTGGTCTGATGCCAGATCAGCTGCTAGCGACCCCAGCCTGGCTCGATCGCCATGGGCATCTGCTGGCTGCTGGGTCGCTCCCGCTCCAGCCTGTGGGTGAGGAGGTGCTGAGCGCTATCGCCACCACCGATCACCCGGATGGGGTGGTGGCCACCTTGCCCCAGCCGGCGCTGCCGGTTGCGAAAGGGGCGGGTCGCTTTGTGCTGGCCTTGGATCAACTGCAGGATCCAGGCAACCTCGGCACGCTGCTGCGCACCGCGCTGGCGGCGGGGGTGGACGAGGTATGGCTAGGCGGTGGCGCTGATCCGTTGCAGCCCAAGGTGCTGCGTGCGTCGGCCGGTGCTGCTCTGTCCCTGCCGCTGTTGCGAGAAGCCGATCGCAGTGGGCTGCAGCGGCTGCTGGAGCGCGCCAGGGCCTCTGGTCATCAGCTGGTGGCGTCGCTGGCGGATGCTGCGGCCCGGCCTTACTGGCAGCTCGATTGGACCAGCCCCACGGTGTTGCTGCTGGGCAATGAGGGGGCTGGTTTGCATCCAGAACTGGCAGCCCTGGCCACGCAGCGGGTCACGATTCCCCACAGCCCGGCAGTGGAATCGCTGAACGTGGCGGTGGCCGCGGCGCCCCTGCTGCTGGAGCGCTGGCGGCAGCAGGGGGCCTGA
- the murA gene encoding UDP-N-acetylglucosamine 1-carboxyvinyltransferase, whose protein sequence is MTLTVAPSQHILTPQLEIAGNRRLSGNLRVSGAKNSALVLMAASLLTEDQLRLRNVPPLTDIQGMGDILDSLGVKVRRNDESLEMHGSGLNQSAPPYELVNSLRASFFCIGPLLARLGIARVPLPGGCQIGTRPVVEHVKGLKALGAQVAIDHGVVSAVVPGRGHRLKGGRIHLDCPSVGATETLMMAAALAEGETVIENAALEPEVVDLAGLLLAMGAKVRGAGTPTITIVGVERLHGADYAVIPDRIEAGTFLLAAAITRSTLTVGPVITDHLGAVLTKLEEAGCKLAIDGTQVTISAEEIRSVDLRTQPFPGFPTDLQAPFMSLLATAKGTSVISENIFENRLQHVAELQRMGAAIRVQGSTAFVEGVSSLSGAPVQGSDLRASAAMVLAGLAAEGITTVQGLEYLDRGYADFEGKLNRVGAAIRRVG, encoded by the coding sequence ATGACCCTGACCGTTGCCCCGTCTCAACACATTCTCACCCCTCAGCTTGAGATTGCGGGCAACCGTCGCCTGAGCGGCAACCTGCGGGTCAGCGGCGCCAAGAATTCAGCACTGGTGCTGATGGCCGCCAGCCTGCTCACGGAAGACCAGCTGCGGCTGCGCAACGTTCCGCCCTTGACCGATATCCAGGGCATGGGCGACATCCTTGATTCCTTGGGGGTGAAGGTGCGCCGGAACGACGAAAGCCTGGAGATGCACGGCTCCGGCCTGAATCAATCGGCGCCGCCCTATGAGCTGGTGAACAGCCTCCGGGCCAGCTTTTTCTGCATCGGTCCGCTGCTCGCACGCCTGGGCATTGCCCGGGTGCCCTTGCCGGGTGGCTGCCAGATCGGCACCCGCCCGGTGGTGGAACACGTGAAGGGGCTTAAGGCCCTCGGTGCCCAGGTCGCCATCGACCATGGCGTGGTGTCGGCCGTGGTTCCCGGCCGCGGGCACCGCCTTAAGGGCGGCCGCATCCACCTGGACTGCCCCAGCGTGGGCGCCACCGAAACGCTGATGATGGCCGCCGCCCTCGCCGAGGGTGAAACAGTGATCGAAAACGCCGCGCTCGAACCCGAGGTGGTGGACCTGGCCGGGCTTCTGCTGGCCATGGGCGCCAAGGTGCGCGGTGCCGGCACACCCACCATCACGATCGTGGGTGTGGAGCGCCTACACGGCGCTGATTACGCGGTGATCCCCGATCGCATCGAGGCCGGCACCTTTCTCTTAGCCGCAGCGATCACCCGCTCCACCCTCACGGTGGGGCCAGTGATCACTGATCACCTCGGTGCCGTGCTCACCAAGCTCGAAGAAGCCGGCTGCAAGCTCGCCATCGATGGCACCCAGGTGACCATCAGCGCCGAGGAGATCCGCTCGGTGGATCTGCGCACCCAACCCTTCCCCGGCTTCCCCACTGACCTGCAGGCTCCCTTTATGAGCCTGCTGGCCACGGCCAAGGGCACCAGCGTGATCAGCGAAAACATTTTTGAAAACCGCCTGCAACATGTGGCGGAACTACAGCGCATGGGCGCTGCCATCCGCGTGCAGGGCAGCACAGCGTTCGTGGAGGGCGTCTCCAGCCTGAGCGGTGCACCGGTGCAGGGCAGCGATTTACGGGCTTCCGCAGCGATGGTGCTGGCTGGCCTGGCCGCGGAAGGCATCACCACCGTGCAGGGCCTCGAGTACCTCGATCGCGGCTACGCCGATTTCGAAGGCAAGCTCAATCGCGTGGGTGCGGCGATCCGGCGGGTGGGCTGA
- a CDS encoding aspartate aminotransferase family protein yields the protein MTPPLTTPPTASAVMNTYGRFPLELVRGRGVWVWDSQGRRYLDGVAGIAVCTLGHSSPVMRRALGRQLRKLQHVSNLYRIPEQEQLAAWISANSCADAVFFCNSGAEANEGAIKLARKHGHNVRGISSDHGGPLILTAQASFHGRTLAAVTATGQPKYHQGFEPMVQGFRYFPYNDTAAFEALLAECEKDGPRVAAVMLEPLQGEGGVNPGDPAFFRRVRELCDQHNILLIFDEVQVGVGRSGRLWGYQKLGVEPDAFTLAKGLGGGFPIGALCVKTAADHLRPGEHASTFGGNPLACRAGLTVAEELVRRNLPAHAEAMGQLLQEQLSGLVARHPNLAEGCRGWGLLQGLVLRAGGPAAIDVVKAAMGQGLLLVPAGTNVVRFVPPLTIQPRHIREAVKRLEKALMQCQAATLSAS from the coding sequence ATGACTCCGCCCCTTACAACACCCCCCACCGCATCTGCGGTGATGAACACCTATGGGCGCTTCCCGCTCGAGTTGGTGCGCGGCAGGGGCGTGTGGGTGTGGGATAGCCAGGGCCGGCGCTACCTCGATGGGGTAGCTGGCATCGCCGTCTGCACCCTCGGCCACAGCAGCCCTGTGATGCGCCGGGCCCTTGGGCGGCAGCTGCGCAAACTGCAGCACGTTTCGAACCTCTATCGCATCCCCGAGCAGGAGCAGCTGGCCGCCTGGATCAGCGCCAACAGCTGCGCCGATGCGGTGTTCTTCTGCAATTCGGGCGCCGAGGCCAATGAGGGTGCCATCAAGTTGGCCCGCAAGCACGGTCACAACGTGCGCGGAATCAGCAGTGACCACGGCGGTCCGCTGATCCTCACGGCCCAGGCCAGCTTCCATGGCCGCACGCTGGCCGCGGTCACCGCCACCGGCCAACCCAAATATCACCAAGGCTTTGAGCCGATGGTGCAGGGGTTCCGCTACTTCCCCTACAACGACACCGCCGCGTTCGAAGCGCTGCTGGCGGAGTGCGAGAAGGATGGGCCGCGGGTGGCCGCAGTGATGCTCGAACCCCTTCAGGGCGAAGGCGGCGTGAACCCTGGCGATCCAGCCTTCTTCCGGCGGGTGCGCGAGCTCTGCGATCAGCACAACATCCTGCTGATCTTTGATGAGGTGCAAGTGGGCGTCGGCCGCAGCGGCCGGCTCTGGGGTTACCAGAAGCTCGGCGTGGAACCCGATGCCTTCACCCTGGCCAAGGGGCTGGGCGGAGGCTTCCCCATCGGCGCGCTCTGCGTGAAAACGGCCGCGGATCACCTCCGGCCCGGCGAACACGCCAGCACCTTCGGCGGCAATCCGCTGGCCTGCCGCGCCGGCCTCACCGTGGCCGAGGAGCTGGTGCGCCGCAATCTGCCCGCCCATGCGGAGGCGATGGGCCAGCTGCTTCAGGAGCAGCTCAGCGGCCTGGTGGCCCGCCATCCCAACCTCGCGGAGGGCTGCCGAGGCTGGGGCCTGCTGCAGGGGCTGGTGCTGAGGGCAGGTGGCCCGGCCGCCATCGATGTAGTGAAGGCCGCCATGGGGCAGGGCTTGTTGTTGGTGCCGGCTGGCACCAACGTGGTGCGCTTCGTACCGCCTCTCACGATCCAACCCCGCCACATCCGCGAGGCGGTGAAACGGCTGGAAAAAGCCTTGATGCAGTGCCAGGCCGCGACCCTTTCAGCGAGCTGA
- a CDS encoding folylpolyglutamate synthase/dihydrofolate synthase family protein: MPGRDPFSELIAPFSRRGVDLGLERLQTALADMGHPERRFAAVQVAGTNGKGSISTMLQAIATAAGIHCGLYTSPHLLSWCERIRLPDGLIREGELQRLLARLQPLALRHNLTPFELVTAAAMQAFADAGVELAVLEVGLGGRLDATTVHPDRQVLAFASIGLDHTEHLGPTISAIAGEKAGVLHATAMAVSGPQTAEAAQVLNQQAKRIGCPLRWVDPLPEPEAGGPQLGLRGTLQRLNAAVAVGAAEALAERGWPISATAIQQGLQQARWPGRLDQRLFAGRPLLVDGAHNPPAAAALRQELDQLDRQSAGSQPRRWLIGIQRHKDAAQLLNTLLRAGDDVRVIALPAEHSSWSAAELQETTELVLQQARGGLHEQLEWLVDSAALPVACGSLYLVGELLPLLDATN, from the coding sequence GTGCCAGGCCGCGACCCTTTCAGCGAGCTGATCGCTCCCTTCAGCCGTCGGGGCGTCGACCTCGGGCTAGAGCGTCTACAGACAGCCCTGGCAGACATGGGGCACCCCGAACGCCGCTTTGCGGCCGTGCAGGTGGCCGGCACCAACGGCAAGGGGTCGATCAGCACCATGCTTCAGGCGATTGCAACAGCGGCCGGCATCCATTGCGGCCTGTACACCTCCCCGCATCTGCTCAGCTGGTGCGAACGCATTCGCCTACCGGATGGTTTGATCCGTGAAGGCGAGCTGCAACGGTTACTCGCCCGGTTGCAACCCCTAGCCCTGCGCCACAACCTCACCCCCTTTGAGCTGGTCACCGCAGCCGCGATGCAGGCCTTCGCCGATGCAGGCGTGGAGCTGGCAGTGCTGGAAGTTGGGCTGGGGGGCCGCCTCGATGCCACCACAGTGCACCCCGATCGCCAGGTGTTGGCCTTCGCCAGCATCGGCCTGGATCACACCGAACACCTCGGGCCAACGATCAGCGCCATCGCCGGCGAGAAAGCCGGCGTGCTGCATGCCACGGCCATGGCCGTGAGCGGCCCGCAAACGGCCGAAGCAGCCCAGGTGCTGAATCAGCAGGCCAAGCGGATCGGCTGCCCACTGCGCTGGGTGGACCCACTACCAGAGCCGGAGGCAGGCGGCCCGCAGCTGGGTTTGCGTGGAACCCTGCAACGGCTCAACGCCGCCGTAGCAGTAGGCGCAGCCGAAGCGCTGGCTGAGCGGGGCTGGCCCATCAGCGCCACTGCGATCCAGCAGGGCCTCCAGCAGGCGCGCTGGCCTGGGCGACTCGATCAGCGCCTGTTTGCCGGCCGGCCGCTGCTGGTGGATGGAGCCCACAACCCACCGGCCGCAGCTGCACTGCGCCAGGAGCTCGATCAGCTCGACCGGCAGAGCGCTGGCAGCCAACCCCGCCGCTGGCTGATCGGTATCCAGCGCCATAAAGACGCAGCACAACTCCTGAACACCTTGCTGCGGGCTGGCGATGACGTGCGGGTGATCGCCCTGCCTGCAGAGCACAGCAGCTGGAGTGCCGCCGAGCTGCAGGAGACAACGGAGCTGGTGCTGCAGCAGGCCCGAGGCGGGCTGCACGAACAGCTGGAGTGGCTGGTGGATTCAGCGGCGCTGCCGGTGGCTTGCGGCTCGCTCTATCTGGTGGGAGAGCTTCTTCCCCTGCTGGACGCGACAAACTGA
- a CDS encoding pentapeptide repeat-containing protein, protein MASSSPIRWLTSLLASLWLLLLALPAQALDTSTGIGLQDRALFQDTVDYTLTNQSGKDFSGQQLANTSFAGAVGKGANFSGANLHGAILTQGAFPEADFSGADLSDVLLDRTDMSHTNLSNAVLIGVIAAGASFSGAEITGADFSDALIDRIDQRQLCSRASGTNPSTGADTRASLGC, encoded by the coding sequence ATGGCCTCCAGCTCCCCGATCCGCTGGCTGACAAGCCTGTTGGCCAGCCTGTGGTTGCTGCTGCTCGCCCTGCCGGCCCAGGCGCTCGACACCAGCACCGGCATCGGACTGCAGGATCGCGCCCTGTTTCAGGACACGGTGGACTACACCCTCACCAATCAGAGCGGCAAAGACTTTTCCGGCCAGCAACTGGCCAACACCTCCTTCGCTGGTGCGGTTGGCAAGGGCGCCAATTTCTCAGGCGCCAATCTGCATGGGGCGATCTTGACCCAGGGCGCTTTCCCAGAAGCCGATTTCAGCGGGGCCGATCTCAGTGATGTGCTGCTGGATCGCACCGACATGAGCCACACCAACCTCAGCAATGCGGTGCTGATCGGTGTGATCGCCGCCGGGGCCAGCTTCAGCGGCGCTGAGATCACCGGCGCCGACTTCAGCGATGCGCTGATCGATCGCATTGATCAGCGTCAGCTCTGCTCCCGGGCCAGCGGCACCAATCCCAGCACCGGTGCCGACACGCGTGCGAGCTTGGGCTGCTAG
- a CDS encoding FAD-binding oxidoreductase, producing MDPLPADLPMVSLLPTALPQPMPAAASPEQLEQLTADLRAAGLMPLRSRGELDQLAADAFVYSPILQPLLQGLRAQVGVRVTSADEVLAVAAACARHGVNLTLRGAGTGNYGQAIPLAGGLVLELSGMNRLRQLDPSTGVFSAEAGILLADLEQQLQAQNRELRLVPSTVRSSSLAGYLAGGSSGIGSLRWGFLRDPGHLLGLEIVTLESSPRRLQLDAAEAQALNHAYGCNGIITSATMASSPAVAWQQLVLEAPSWEQALAAAQQLPATALLLNSLCALEGAVARLMPWPQGCPAAGADGHRLLLLAAPDALAPLEALLPRWGARLIWQAPQGQSRGIPLRELCWNHTTLHARAQEPAFTYLQLLLPQPEGPALSALRQRWGHDLLWHLEAVRAQGQQRLACLPLVRWHSRERLEAVIEHACALGCLLFNPHAITVEDGGLGGVDAEQVAAKASYDPHGLLNPGKLRGWLER from the coding sequence ATGGATCCCCTCCCTGCTGATCTGCCGATGGTCTCGCTGCTGCCCACTGCTCTGCCTCAGCCCATGCCGGCCGCGGCCAGCCCCGAGCAGTTAGAGCAGCTCACGGCGGATCTGCGGGCTGCCGGGCTGATGCCCCTGCGCAGCCGCGGTGAGCTGGATCAGTTGGCGGCTGATGCCTTTGTGTATTCCCCGATCCTGCAGCCCTTGCTGCAGGGCTTGCGGGCGCAAGTGGGCGTGCGGGTCACCAGTGCTGATGAGGTGCTGGCGGTGGCGGCAGCCTGCGCCCGCCATGGGGTGAACCTCACCCTGCGGGGTGCCGGCACCGGCAACTACGGCCAAGCCATTCCCCTGGCGGGTGGGCTGGTGCTGGAGCTCAGCGGCATGAACCGCTTGCGCCAGCTGGATCCCTCCACCGGTGTGTTCAGCGCTGAAGCGGGCATCCTGCTGGCGGATCTTGAGCAACAGTTGCAGGCCCAGAACAGAGAGCTGCGCCTGGTACCCAGCACTGTGCGCAGCTCCAGCCTGGCGGGCTATCTCGCAGGTGGCTCCAGCGGCATCGGTTCACTGCGTTGGGGCTTCTTGCGCGACCCAGGCCATCTGCTCGGCCTCGAGATCGTCACGCTCGAATCCAGCCCGCGCCGGCTGCAGCTTGATGCCGCGGAGGCTCAGGCCTTGAACCATGCCTATGGCTGCAACGGCATCATCACCAGCGCCACCATGGCCAGTTCCCCTGCCGTGGCCTGGCAGCAGCTGGTGCTGGAGGCTCCCAGCTGGGAGCAGGCGTTGGCTGCAGCGCAGCAACTGCCGGCTACAGCCCTGCTGCTTAACAGCCTCTGCGCCCTGGAGGGCGCGGTGGCCCGGTTGATGCCCTGGCCCCAAGGCTGCCCGGCGGCGGGAGCCGATGGCCATCGCTTGTTGCTGCTAGCGGCCCCCGATGCCCTGGCACCGCTGGAGGCCTTGCTGCCGCGCTGGGGTGCTCGGCTGATCTGGCAGGCGCCTCAGGGGCAGAGCCGCGGCATCCCGCTGCGGGAGCTCTGCTGGAACCACACCACCCTGCACGCCCGCGCCCAGGAGCCAGCATTCACCTATCTGCAGCTCTTGCTGCCTCAGCCGGAGGGGCCAGCCCTGTCGGCATTGCGCCAGCGGTGGGGACATGATCTGCTTTGGCATCTGGAGGCTGTGCGGGCCCAGGGGCAGCAGCGGCTGGCGTGCCTGCCCCTGGTGCGCTGGCACAGCCGCGAGCGGCTGGAGGCCGTGATCGAGCACGCCTGCGCGCTCGGCTGCCTGTTGTTCAACCCCCATGCGATCACCGTGGAAGATGGCGGCCTCGGGGGTGTGGATGCCGAGCAGGTAGCAGCGAAGGCAAGCTATGACCCGCATGGCCTGCTCAATCCAGGCAAGCTGCGCGGCTGGCTTGAGCGCTAG
- a CDS encoding amidohydrolase family protein — protein sequence MRAEPPRSLRLQLPRALLDPQQRDLGCGDADGLLPVQVELEGGRVAAIRPLAAAEGLPLALTPPVEPHAHLDKAFSWAEHSNRSGSMAAALAVNLREGEQRTAEQVLQRGEQALDQAWRYGLRAIRSHVDSGGSAGPPSWEALLQLQQRWRGRVELQLVALVPLNHWGTPEGRELARQVAAGGGVLGGVLGPPYPRSQRDRQALAQMLTLAEELGCGVDLHVDESGEAPGCGIRLLLEQLARRRPQVPITCSHASSLGLLALPAQQRLAERLARWQVAVVALPTTNFWLLGRRGDQDLAQRPLAPVRQLQRAGVLVAVGGDNVQDPWDPSGDFDPLELLRFSSRVCHSPPWQRQGLMPCITAPARLLGLSWDGIVRRGGPADLLVTSAASWSELLARPHQRRVLRGGKWLPPPPTEQPASILASLDGSPPC from the coding sequence ATGAGGGCTGAGCCTCCCCGCAGTCTGCGGTTGCAGCTGCCGCGAGCCCTGCTCGATCCGCAGCAGCGCGATTTGGGCTGCGGCGATGCGGATGGCTTGCTGCCGGTGCAGGTTGAGTTGGAGGGCGGCCGGGTGGCGGCGATCCGGCCTCTCGCCGCAGCTGAGGGGTTGCCCCTGGCATTGACGCCGCCCGTGGAGCCCCACGCGCATCTGGATAAAGCCTTCAGCTGGGCGGAGCATTCCAACCGCTCCGGCTCCATGGCCGCTGCTCTTGCGGTGAACCTGCGCGAGGGGGAGCAGCGCACCGCCGAGCAGGTGCTGCAGCGCGGTGAGCAGGCGCTGGATCAGGCCTGGCGTTACGGCCTGCGGGCGATCCGCAGCCACGTGGATAGCGGCGGTTCCGCTGGTCCCCCCAGTTGGGAGGCGCTGCTGCAGCTGCAGCAGCGCTGGCGCGGCCGGGTGGAGCTGCAGCTGGTGGCCCTGGTGCCCCTGAACCACTGGGGCACGCCGGAGGGTCGCGAACTGGCGCGGCAGGTGGCAGCCGGCGGCGGTGTGCTGGGTGGTGTGCTGGGGCCGCCTTATCCCCGCTCTCAACGCGATCGGCAGGCCTTGGCCCAGATGCTCACCCTGGCGGAGGAGCTGGGCTGCGGGGTGGATTTGCACGTGGATGAAAGCGGGGAGGCTCCGGGCTGCGGCATTCGCTTGCTCCTGGAGCAGCTGGCCCGGCGGCGCCCCCAGGTGCCGATCACCTGCAGCCATGCCAGCAGCCTCGGGCTGCTGGCCCTGCCCGCCCAGCAGCGATTGGCAGAGCGGCTGGCCCGTTGGCAGGTGGCGGTGGTAGCGCTGCCCACCACCAACTTTTGGCTGCTGGGCCGCCGCGGGGATCAGGATCTGGCCCAGCGGCCCCTAGCGCCGGTGCGCCAGCTGCAGCGCGCCGGTGTGCTGGTGGCTGTGGGCGGCGACAACGTGCAGGATCCCTGGGATCCCAGCGGCGATTTTGATCCCCTCGAGCTGCTGCGGTTCAGCAGCCGCGTGTGCCATAGCCCCCCTTGGCAGCGTCAGGGACTGATGCCCTGCATCACCGCTCCGGCGCGTCTGCTGGGGCTCAGTTGGGATGGGATCGTGCGCCGTGGTGGGCCGGCCGATCTGTTGGTCACCAGCGCTGCTAGCTGGAGCGAATTGCTGGCGCGGCCCCATCAGCGGCGTGTGCTGCGCGGCGGGAAGTGGCTGCCGCCTCCCCCTACAGAGCAACCGGCCTCCATCCTTGCCAGCCTGGATGGATCCCCTCCCTGCTGA